The following coding sequences lie in one Aspergillus luchuensis IFO 4308 DNA, chromosome 8, nearly complete sequence genomic window:
- a CDS encoding uncharacterized protein (COG:S;~EggNog:ENOG410PUEP), with product MPLPQWQGQCMPDPFTDPVIRHRGARSSCEDVPMPDYISSSGSSRAISSMTGISYEHSKHPSIVTPVDEESYRQLIEALSPPKPLALFGIAAPTNSPSTALPMGNKLSAAAEARSAPYTKGSSRTSILKEISLPGTREASGSSTKSTAASEATAEGAATTKIHATPSPRVKSRKEGMSQTKDNESLGGSPLKVNDKSRETPSKLVVRTSGGVETPTRSSRKSSTGSARAEVSPIS from the coding sequence ATGCCTCTACCCCAGTGGCAAGGCCAATGCATGCCAGATCCCTTCACCGACCCTGTTATCCGACATCGAGGTGCACGATCATCTTGCGAGGATGTTCCCATGCCCGATTATATCTCTAGCTCTGGAAGTAGTCGCGCCATCTCCAGCATGACGGGCATTAGCTACGAGCATAGCAAACATCCCAGCATAGTAACCCCCGTCGACGAGGAGTCATACCGGCAGCTGATTGAAGCATTGAGTCCGCCAAAGCCACTGGCCCTGTTCGGCATTGCTGCACCCACCAATAGCCCCTCTACTGCTTTACCCATGGGAAATAAgctttctgcagctgctgaagCGCGTTCTGCACCTTACACCAAAGGCAGCAGCCGGACGTCGATCTTGAAGGAGATCTCATTGCCTGGAACCAGAGAAGCGTCTGGGTCCAGCACTAAATCCACCGCTGCTTCGGAAGCAACGGCTGAGGGAGCGGCAACTACCAAGATTCATGCTACCCCTAGCCCACGCGTCAAAAGCCGCAAGGAGGGCATGTCCCAGACCAAGGATAATGAATCTTTGGGGGGCTCGCCACTTAAAGTGAACGACAAATCCCGCGAAACCCCCTCCAAGCTGGTGGTGCGTACCAGCGGAGGTGTGGAAACCCCAACTCGGTCCAGCCGCAAGTCATCTACAGGTTCTGCCCGTGCAGAGGTCTCTCCCATTTCCTAG